The following coding sequences lie in one Capnocytophaga stomatis genomic window:
- a CDS encoding Ig-like domain-containing protein: MKTRFFHSILVLFISFLFLNEIHSQSTGRVESVSLNFSDACVSATHNNFSLSFKWSPPFPTATNQYIIELSDATGSFSNPVELKRITGQNTNLEVSTNVQLPTTVHGDGYKIRVSSTAPSSSLVSNAFSAYYLNVTTRLKLNNDESRLALCPGHSKEISVDKNTEKAYKWYKNNVLIPGVTGPSYTVSEAGTYHVTVDYGNFCSGSSNSRSNNVEVTVAGNMGMSISSSPSETNICKGQSVTLNASSKNTSYTYKWYRNDVVVSEGVGLDTYTIPTTGDVAGRYYLGVAVPGQDCEERTNVIEIKLKEDFKVSATATDGDLMLPGATKQLRAETVAESPSYQWLLNGTEISGATSQNYTASQPGEYQVKVTQGGTCAGSVLSEKVTLKSPTSFKVEIKYKSASYQACLYDKTSLAIEKIVAITDSGEVVMEPSTYNVFTYQWYKGTEAVNGATNNEIFLDNTSKNGAYSLQVSASGYNSIPRSNELPIQLIDASAVKLNEGRRNIEFCTSSAKLTADPADPSATYTWYKEGVEVLSEVGKYEYEISQTGTYHVSMMKQGEAGCAAVSNSIVAIKDDVTAGWSRDMRPKEIYVEGKSYTLTISHTMTNPTIKWFRNGQEISGQTGLSLTVTQPGSYYAELVNGGTTCANEKRVTPTQYYIEVKSLKPTIGFKMQQNQSENCDGTATQTTLELQKLEGVLVGEEPLPFNSADFDNFTYQWLKDGIPIQGQTDYKNLLVMNDGSIGEYSLQATYKSSITESNKLRVSFASVPDVTIQTESPNNTPIICPGGKTTLSSSVSSAAYSYQWYKEGSKIEGAVEANYDVTEAGNYYIEISNGVCTKKSETVSVNYFKAENIKIIRLDNNMEVPDKSSFSATKGLEVGVLDSSSDYQYYWSTPDKQTFGEKVVITEVGVYTLTTTIGGTCSPVVVSFEIKDLYEINDIPNVVTPNGDGFNDFWEIPNEYLNKSYVRVRIYSQEGKVAFDGTNYDNRWPNVNISKDIGKRALLYMYVIEVNGKVEKQGVITVIK; encoded by the coding sequence ATGAAGACTCGTTTTTTTCATAGTATTTTAGTTTTATTTATTTCTTTTTTATTTTTAAATGAGATACACTCTCAGTCAACTGGTAGGGTGGAGTCTGTTTCTTTGAATTTCAGTGATGCTTGTGTTTCAGCTACTCACAACAATTTCAGCTTATCGTTTAAATGGAGTCCTCCATTTCCAACAGCAACCAACCAATACATAATTGAATTATCAGACGCAACGGGGAGTTTCTCTAATCCCGTTGAACTTAAGAGAATAACAGGACAAAATACAAACTTAGAAGTATCAACCAATGTGCAACTGCCCACTACAGTTCACGGTGATGGTTATAAAATAAGGGTAAGTAGTACTGCTCCTTCAAGCTCTTTGGTAAGTAATGCTTTTTCAGCGTATTACTTGAATGTTACAACACGTTTGAAACTCAATAATGATGAGTCAAGGTTAGCTCTCTGTCCAGGGCATTCCAAAGAAATATCTGTGGATAAGAATACGGAAAAAGCGTACAAATGGTATAAGAACAACGTTTTGATACCTGGAGTTACAGGTCCTTCATATACTGTTTCAGAAGCAGGAACGTATCACGTCACTGTGGATTATGGTAATTTTTGCTCTGGTTCATCAAACTCTCGTTCTAACAACGTTGAGGTGACAGTAGCAGGTAATATGGGGATGAGTATATCTTCAAGTCCTTCAGAAACGAATATTTGTAAAGGGCAGAGTGTGACACTCAATGCAAGCAGTAAAAACACTTCATACACTTATAAGTGGTATCGTAATGATGTTGTAGTGTCAGAGGGAGTAGGGCTTGATACCTATACGATACCAACAACCGGAGACGTTGCGGGAAGATATTACTTAGGAGTTGCAGTTCCAGGTCAGGATTGTGAAGAACGTACCAATGTTATCGAAATAAAACTCAAAGAAGATTTTAAAGTTTCAGCCACTGCAACAGATGGTGATTTGATGTTGCCTGGAGCGACGAAACAGCTCAGAGCGGAGACTGTGGCAGAAAGTCCCTCGTATCAATGGCTTTTGAATGGTACGGAAATTAGTGGAGCTACTTCTCAGAACTATACGGCTTCCCAGCCGGGAGAATATCAGGTGAAAGTAACACAAGGCGGAACTTGTGCAGGTTCGGTATTGTCTGAAAAAGTTACTCTGAAAAGCCCGACGAGTTTTAAAGTGGAAATCAAGTATAAATCAGCTTCCTATCAGGCTTGTTTGTATGACAAAACATCACTGGCAATTGAAAAAATTGTAGCTATAACGGATTCCGGTGAAGTAGTTATGGAGCCTTCTACATATAATGTATTCACATATCAATGGTACAAAGGAACAGAGGCCGTTAATGGGGCTACTAATAATGAAATCTTTTTAGATAACACTTCAAAAAATGGAGCTTATTCCTTACAAGTTTCTGCTTCGGGATATAATTCAATTCCTCGTTCCAATGAATTACCTATTCAACTTATTGATGCGAGTGCAGTTAAATTGAATGAGGGACGCAGAAATATTGAATTTTGTACCAGTTCCGCAAAACTTACTGCTGATCCTGCTGATCCTTCAGCAACCTACACTTGGTATAAGGAAGGTGTTGAGGTACTTAGTGAAGTTGGTAAATACGAATATGAAATTTCACAAACGGGAACTTATCACGTTTCTATGATGAAGCAAGGTGAAGCCGGATGTGCCGCAGTTTCTAACTCCATAGTAGCGATTAAAGATGATGTTACGGCAGGCTGGTCAAGAGATATGAGACCAAAGGAAATTTATGTTGAAGGAAAATCCTACACATTAACCATTTCTCATACGATGACAAACCCAACAATAAAATGGTTCCGTAACGGACAGGAAATATCCGGTCAAACGGGACTTTCACTAACTGTTACGCAACCAGGTAGTTATTACGCTGAGTTGGTGAATGGTGGAACTACTTGTGCGAATGAAAAAAGAGTAACACCAACACAATATTATATAGAGGTAAAAAGTTTGAAACCAACCATAGGTTTTAAAATGCAACAGAATCAGTCAGAGAACTGTGATGGGACGGCTACTCAAACTACGCTGGAATTGCAGAAGTTAGAAGGAGTTTTGGTGGGGGAAGAACCATTACCTTTCAATAGTGCCGATTTTGATAATTTCACTTACCAATGGTTGAAAGATGGCATTCCAATCCAAGGACAAACTGATTACAAAAATTTGCTGGTAATGAATGATGGGTCGATAGGGGAGTATTCGTTGCAAGCAACGTATAAGTCATCAATTACAGAGTCCAACAAATTGAGAGTTTCGTTCGCCTCTGTTCCTGATGTTACAATACAAACCGAAAGTCCTAACAATACACCTATAATATGTCCGGGAGGAAAAACAACATTATCTTCTTCTGTTTCTTCAGCGGCATATTCTTATCAGTGGTATAAAGAAGGTAGCAAAATTGAAGGTGCAGTGGAAGCTAATTATGATGTTACCGAAGCAGGAAATTATTACATAGAAATATCAAACGGAGTATGTACTAAGAAATCCGAGACGGTTTCCGTGAATTACTTTAAAGCAGAAAACATAAAGATTATTCGTTTGGATAACAATATGGAGGTTCCTGATAAATCTTCTTTTTCTGCAACGAAAGGGCTTGAGGTTGGAGTTTTAGACAGTAGTAGTGATTATCAGTATTATTGGAGTACCCCTGATAAGCAAACCTTTGGTGAAAAGGTTGTAATTACAGAAGTTGGAGTTTATACTTTAACAACTACAATCGGAGGAACTTGTTCGCCGGTAGTGGTTTCATTTGAAATAAAAGATTTGTACGAAATTAATGATATACCGAATGTTGTAACACCGAATGGGGATGGATTTAATGATTTTTGGGAAATTCCAAATGAGTATCTAAATAAAAGTTATGTGAGGGTAAGGATATATTCTCAAGAAGGGAAAGTGGCTTTCGACGGAACGAATTATGACAACAGGTGGCCTAATGTAAATATCTCCAAAGATATAGGCAAAAGAGCTCTCCTTTATATGTACGTAATTGAAGTCAATGGGAAAGTCGAGAAACAAGGGGTTATTACCGTAATTAAATAA